The genomic window AGGAAAAGTACTTGTTGCTATGAGCGGAGGAATAGACTCTTCCGTTGCCGCCCTTTTGTTGCATGAGCAGGGATATGAAGTGGTGGGAATAACCATGAAAACATGGGACTATGCCGCATCCGGGGGAACAAAAAAGGAAACGGGATGCTGTTCCCTTGACTCCATCAACGACGCACGTCAGCTGGCAGTTGATCATGGTTTTCCGCATCTGATATTGGATATCCGTAACGAATTCGGGGATTATATCATTGACAATTTTGTTCAGGAGTACATGGCAGGACGTACACCCAATCCCTGTGTGTTGTGCAATACGCATATTAAATGGGAGGCACTGCTGAAACGGGCGGATCAGCTGAAGTGTGATTTTATTGCTACCGGCCATTATGCACAGGTGCGGAAGGAAAACGGCAGGTATGTGGTGTCAAAGGGAATTGACACGAAAAAGGATCAGTCCTATGTGCTGTGGGGACTCACCCAGGAGAGCCTGAGGCGAACGATATTTCCTCTGGGGCACATGCAAAAATCCGAGATTCGCAGAATCGCCGAGCAAAGAGGATACGGCGAGCTGGCTAAAAAGCCGGAAAGTTATGAGATCTGTTTTATCCCGGATAATGATTACAGGAGTTTTCTAAAAAGAAAAGTGAGCGGATTGGACAAGAAGTTGGAAGGAGGTAATTTTGTACTGTCCGATGGCACCATAGCCGGCAAGCACAAGGGCTATCCTTTTTATACCATTGGTCAGCGCAAAGGACTGGATATCGCGTTGGGGGAGCCGGTATTCGTTACTCATATTGATGCGCAGACTAACACGGTGTATTTGGGTCGTCAGGAGGATCTTCAAAAGCAGGAGATGAAAGTGGGTAAGATCAATCTTATCAAATATTCGGAATTACCCCGGGAATTTCAGGGCATTACCCGCATCCGCTATAAAGATCCCGGCACTTTAGCCACGATTACACAAGAAGGGCAGGAATTGAAGGTACTTTTTCACGCACCCGTGTCGGCTATTGCGCCGGGGCAGAGTGCTGTTATTTACGAGGGCAACGACCTTGTGGGAGGGGGAATTATTGAGTGATTCATTCCATTGGCGTATTTCCATTTCAAGTAGTATCTTTGGGTAATGAAGAGGCACGCTTCATGGTGTTTTACAGCCCTGGTTCCGGTGTTGCTGATTTCCGCCTGTAAAAAGGACGGGCCGGCACCCAACGTAGGTTTTAGTTATTGCCCTGAAAAAACCGGCAGTTATATTGAGTACGAGGCAGATAGTTTTGTGATGGATGAACAATGGGCGCCCGGGCAAGACACCACCTACTACTTTCGTATTAAGGAAGTACAACGTTCCGTGTTCACCGATAACGAAGGACGCCGTTCCATACGTATTGAGCGGTACAAGAAAAAGTTTAATCCTGCGGTGCCTTATTCCCAGCAGAGCTGGACTTTCACCGATGCCTGGTACCTTACCCGCACCACCCGGGGAGTAGAAAGGGTGGAGGAGGATATGCGCTACTTACGCCTGATCTTTCCGGTAAAAACAGGTGCCGACTGGAACGGAAACAGTATGAATGTAATGGAGGAATGGCCCTACACCTATCGCTCGGCCCACTCCCAGGAAACAATTAACGGATTACCTTTTGATTCAGTAGCCACCGTAGAGCAGATAAATTATTCGGACCTTGTTACTACCAAATACGGTGTCGAAAAGTACGCCGCGGGGCTCGGCCTGGTATATAAAAAGCTGATATTGCTGGGAAAACAGCAGTCTTTTCCCAATCAGCCTCCTCCCTACGGAGATACGGTATCACTGCAAAGCCAGTATTGGTATTATCCTGATAAGGCAGTGATCTATGAACAACGTATTC from Bacteroidia bacterium includes these protein-coding regions:
- the mnmA gene encoding tRNA 2-thiouridine(34) synthase MnmA, with the protein product MSKGKVLVAMSGGIDSSVAALLLHEQGYEVVGITMKTWDYAASGGTKKETGCCSLDSINDARQLAVDHGFPHLILDIRNEFGDYIIDNFVQEYMAGRTPNPCVLCNTHIKWEALLKRADQLKCDFIATGHYAQVRKENGRYVVSKGIDTKKDQSYVLWGLTQESLRRTIFPLGHMQKSEIRRIAEQRGYGELAKKPESYEICFIPDNDYRSFLKRKVSGLDKKLEGGNFVLSDGTIAGKHKGYPFYTIGQRKGLDIALGEPVFVTHIDAQTNTVYLGRQEDLQKQEMKVGKINLIKYSELPREFQGITRIRYKDPGTLATITQEGQELKVLFHAPVSAIAPGQSAVIYEGNDLVGGGIIE